In the Anoplopoma fimbria isolate UVic2021 breed Golden Eagle Sablefish chromosome 7, Afim_UVic_2022, whole genome shotgun sequence genome, one interval contains:
- the LOC129093886 gene encoding protein prenyltransferase alpha subunit repeat-containing protein 1-like — protein sequence MAEKIALDSWRYAHYFELQSEKDKKNIVVKCNLCLVGRPAEGMEDSGGALAAKQQRLSFSASSAVAKTVSASEIHKLVAGANGSPLISVSQRLRGLLPSKMPNDLLETLYRLLDLVFHDELSSMRLWVAMHVSDHSGFHYRQFLLEELIAELSQTPASTTTTTTTTTTASSPQHRCSTVSSSSPPHHGHDQANGELSGAEGVGEEERQLSSPSVLQLLHQEVELCSDLIQSFPGHETLWSHRRHVYYLWHHWRRDHQHHCSSNGGGEPDRLNNGDPVPSKAGPQSSAGREEGSVNGQRHAGEAMEVDGASLPDPRDSKRLKRGLLEPSPPALPSEHSFVSGILDGCCNPEQRRFAQAYKKWLDTVISQQP from the exons ATGGCCGAGAAGATAGCCTTAGATTCCTGGAGGTACGCTCATTATTTTGAGTTACAGAGCGAAAAGGACAAGAAGAACATAGTGGTCAAATGCAATCTGTGT TTGGTCGGACGTCCTGCCGAGGGAATGGAGGACAGTGGTGGTGCTCTGGCTGCTAAGCAACAGCGTCTTAGTTTTAGTGCTAGCTCGGCTGTGGCTAAAACGGTGTCCGCCAGTGAAATCCACAAGCTTGTGGCTG GTGCTAACGGGAGTCCTTTGATCAGCGTGAGCCAGAGGCTGAGAGGATTGCTGCCGTCCAAGATGCCCAATGATCTTTTAGAGACTCTCTACAGACTGCTGGACTTG GTTTTCCACGATGAGCTGTCCTCTATGCGCCTTTGGGTGGCCATGCACGTGTCTGACCACAGTGGCTTCCACTATCGCCAGTTCCTCCTCGAGGAGCTGATCGCTGAGCTCTCCCAGACTCCagcctccaccaccaccaccaccaccaccaccaccaccgccagtTCACCACAGCACCGGTGCAGCACAGTCTCCAGCAGCAGTCCCCCACATCACGGCCATGACCAGGCTAATGGGGAACTGTCGGGAGCGGAGGGAgtgggtgaggaggagaggcagcTCAGCTCCCCCTCGGTCCTTCAACTCTTGCACCAGGAGGTGGAGCTGTGCTCGGACCTGATCCAGTCCTTCCCGGGTCACGAGACACTTTGGAGTCACAG GCGGCACGTCTACTACCTTTGGCACCACTGGAGGAGGGACCACCAGCACCACTGCAGCAGCAACGGAGGCGGCGAGCCGGACCGCCTAAACAATGGAGACCCAGTCCCATCGAAGGCCGGCCCACAAAGCTCTGCaggcagggaggaggggagTGTGAATGGACAGAGGCACGCCGGCGAAGCTATGGAGGTGGACGGGGCGTCCCTGCCGGACCCGCGCGACAGCAAGCGACTGAAGCGGGGCTTGCTGGAGCCCAGCCCCCCCGCCCTGCCCTCCGAGCACAGCTTCGTAAGCGGGATCCTGGACGGCTGCTGTAACCCCGAGCAGAGACGCTTCGCCCAGGCGTACAAGAAGTGGTTAGACACTGTCATTAGTCAGCAGCCttga